DNA from Mesorhizobium sp. DCY119:
CTGCACCTTGGAGCGCGTGTCCTGCAACGCGGTCGCCAGGTCGGTCTGCGGCTGGAACTCGACCAGCACGTAACCGCCGCCCTGGAAGGCGGCAGAGCGCATTTCCTTCAGGCCCTTGAGGCTTTTGAGCTTGCTTTCCATCGGCCGGAGCAGAAGGCGCTCCGAATCCTCCGGCGAAATGCCCTGGTAGATCAGGCTGATATACATCATCGGAATCGGAACGTCCGGTTCCGCTTCCTTGGGCGTGGACTCATAGGCGATGGCGCCCGCCAGCACGAGGAAGAACAGCACCGATATTGTTAGGCGCGCGTTGTTTATTGCGAGCTTGACGATATTCATGCTCTCTGGTCCCGCTTATTGCGTGCTGCCGGTAGCTTCGCCCATCAGCTTGCGCAAGGTTTCCTGGTCGGCGTCGACGGGCTTGACCACGTCGCCTTCCTTCACCAGTTCCTGACCGGCAACGATTATGCGTGCGTCGCTTGGAATGCCGCCGAGCACCAGCCCTTTCGGCGAATCATCGACGAGGTCGATCGGGAAGAAGGTGACCTTGCTGTCCTTGTCGACGGAGCGAATGCCGAGATCGCCCTTGTCGCCCAGCGTCACCACCGAGCGCGGCAGCATCACTGCGTCGGTCGGCTGCGCGCTCAGCGCGATTTCGGCGGTCATGCCGGCCGGAATGGCGCCGTCGGCATTGGGGATGGCGATCTCGATGCGGAAGGTGCGGGTCGCCGAAGAGGCATCGCGGCTGATGTAGCGCACCTTGCCCTTGACGGTCTGGTCGTTGACCATGCGCACATCGGCCTCGTCGCCGATCTTGATGTAGCGCAGGTCGCGTTCGCTGATTTCGCCGCGCGCGATCACCGGGTCGAGGGCGAGGATGGTCGCGACCTCACCGCCCTGCATGACCGCGCTGCCGAGTTCCACCGGAACGCGGTCGATGACGCCGTTGAACGGGGCCTTCACTTCGTTGCGATCGAGTTCGGCCTGGGCGGTGTCGAGCAGAGACTGCGCCGAGGAGAGATTGGAGCGCGCGGTGTCGAGCTGGAGCTTTGCCAGGTTGCCGGTCTTGGCCAGCCGCTCGGCGGCGTCCAGTTCCGCCCGGCGCTGAACCAGCAGTTGCTTGGCGTTGGCTACTGCCGACAGCTTTTCCTCTGCCGCCAGCATCAGCACGAGATCGCCGGTCTTGACGCGATCGCCCTGCTTGACCGGCAGTTTGTCGATGACGCCGCCGACGCGGGTCGCCAGAACGGCACGCTTGTCGGCCTCGGTCAGGCCGGAGATGCGGATAACGCGCGCATAGGTGCGCTGCGGCGGCGTGATGACGGCGACGGTGCGGGGCGGAGCCTTTGGCGCTACAGTCTCGGCCTTCTTCTTTTCGGCTTCGGTGGCAGCGCTGCCGACGGAGGAGAACTCGCCCGTGCCCATCCAGGCGGCAAAGCCGATGAGCACAATGATAGCGGCAAGCTTGTGGAACCTAATCTTGGCCATGACCGTTTCCAATGTAAGGGCCCCGGCGAGGCCACTCTCGTGCTTGAAGCGCGCCGCCGGATATGGGTGCGCCTATCGCCGGGTTCAATCGGTTCGTTCGCGAAAAGTTGAACGGTGTGCGCCTTTTATCGCAAGTTTGTGACGCAAAATAGTCAGAAAAATTCATGAGTCGCCCAATCCTGACAATGGGTTGTCAGGAGCTCTCGTTAACCGGCGAAGATGACGTCAGCCTTGCAAATACATGCAGGGATTTGACGATTACGGGCAGGGCGCGCCGGCAGCCGTCCATTTCTCGATTGCCTGATAGGTTTCCTCGGCCGAGCCGGGTGCTGGTTCGCGCCCA
Protein-coding regions in this window:
- a CDS encoding efflux RND transporter periplasmic adaptor subunit, giving the protein MAKIRFHKLAAIIVLIGFAAWMGTGEFSSVGSAATEAEKKKAETVAPKAPPRTVAVITPPQRTYARVIRISGLTEADKRAVLATRVGGVIDKLPVKQGDRVKTGDLVLMLAAEEKLSAVANAKQLLVQRRAELDAAERLAKTGNLAKLQLDTARSNLSSAQSLLDTAQAELDRNEVKAPFNGVIDRVPVELGSAVMQGGEVATILALDPVIARGEISERDLRYIKIGDEADVRMVNDQTVKGKVRYISRDASSATRTFRIEIAIPNADGAIPAGMTAEIALSAQPTDAVMLPRSVVTLGDKGDLGIRSVDKDSKVTFFPIDLVDDSPKGLVLGGIPSDARIIVAGQELVKEGDVVKPVDADQETLRKLMGEATGSTQ